DNA sequence from the Fundidesulfovibrio magnetotacticus genome:
TCGGTCGTGGATCTTTCCTGCTTCGTCTCCGGGAATCGGGGAGACGGAATAGTCTCCGCCATGCATCGGATTTGCCCGGTACAGCCTGTCGCCCTTCCTATAGTACAACTGGTTGTCCTGGGTAAAGTGGTAACCGCCGTCCCGGGAGATGCCGGACGAGATGTCGTTCCAGGATTTGACTCCGGAGTCCTCCGGGGAACCTTCCTGGAAGCGCGGTGCGGAAGGTTGGGGATATCCCTGGGAGTTCCCATAAGACTCTGACCCGCCGGGCGCGGACGCCTGGTCGCCCCTGTTGGCCTGACTGTTCTCGAAAAACTCCCGCTCATGGTCCATCCATGTGTAGTCCGAAAAGGTCGGGTCGTTGGCGCGTTCGCTCACTGCGTTTCTCCTCCTTGAGGAAGGTTGAAGGGTTCATTCGAGGCGCCGACTGGCGCACCGAACCGAAGGCTGGTTCGCGTTCCGGGGCAGCAGGCCGGACAGCCTGATGCCTGCGCACGTGGTCGGAATGTCTGCCTGGCTTGTTATTCTAAAAAGAATCAAATGATGCATTCCAAAGAGCGTGGCCTTGCTCAGTGCCAGGTCATGAACAAAGCTGCGGCTTTGGTTTCGCAGAACAATAATATTGCTATTTGAATAAATGTCAACAATTAAATGCGAAAAAGAATTTCATGGGGTGCTTTGAATCCTCCCGCGCCGCGCGGCGCTCCGGGCGCGATCAGTTCCCCCGATTGGCATTCTCCCCGCTTTGGAGTATCCCGCCCCCAGGGACGCGCGCCCCGCGCTCCCGGCTCCAAACCCACGGACCACCCATGGCCGACTTCGTCCACCTGCACTGCCACACCGAATATTCCCTGCTCGACGGGGCCATCCGCATTTCCGACCTCGTCAAGCGCGCCCAGGCTTTCGGCTGCCCGGCCGCCGCCATCACGGACCACGGCAACATGCACGGCGGCCTGGTGTTCTACGAGGCCTGCAAGAAGGCGGGCCTGAAGCCCATCATTGGCTGCGAGGTCTACGTGGCCAAGGGCGAGCGAAGCTCGCGCGACGCCCGCTCCCCCCGCGACGCCGGATACCACCTGATCCTCCTGGCCCAGAACGACGTGGGCTTCCGCAACCTGCTCAAGCTCTCCAGCGAGGGCTACCTCTCGGGCTTCCACTACAAGCCCCGCGTGGACAAGGCGCTCCTGGCCGCCCACTCCGAGGGCCTCATCGCCCTTTCGGCCTGCCTGAAGGGTGAAATCCACCAGAAGCTCCTCAAGGAGGGCATGGACGAGGGCCGCAAGACCCTGGCAGAATACCGCGCCCTCTTCCCCGACAGGCTCTATCTGGAGATCCAGGCCAACGACCTGGCCGAGCAGGCCCAGCTCAACGCCCTGGTCACCGAGCTGGCCCACGAGGAAGGCCTGCCCCTGGTGGCCACCAACGACTGCCACTACCTGGAGGCGGGCGACGCCGACGCCCACGACGTGCTCCTGTGCATCCAGACCCAGTCCCAGGTGGACGACGTCAAGCGCATGCGCTTCACCACGCGCGAGCTCTACTACCGCTCCCCCGAGGAGATGGCCGCCGCCTTCCCCGGCCAGTCCCAGGCCCTGGCCAACAGCTGCGAGATCGCCAGCCGCTGCAACCTGGAGCTGGACCTCAAGACCTACCACTTCCCGGTCTACGAGGTGGCCCCCGGCCGCTCCCTGGACGACGAAATGGCCGCCATGGCCCGCGAGGGCCTCACCAAGCGCCTGGAGGCCATGAGCCTGGAGCCCGGCCAGGAGAAACGCTACTGGGACCGCCTGGAATACGAGCTGGGCGTCATCACCAAGATGGGGTTCCCGGGCTATTTCCTCATCGTGCAGGACTTCATCAACTGGGCGAAATCGCAAGGCATCCCCGTGGGGCCGGGGCGCGGTTCGGCGGCCGGGTCCCTGGTGGCCTACGCCCTGCGCATCACCAACCTCGACCCGCTGCCCTACGATCTCCTCTTCGAGCGCTTCCTGAACATCGAGCGCATCTCCATGCCCGACATCGACGTGGACTTCTGCGAACGCCGCCGCACGGAGGTGATCCGCTACGTCTCGGAGAAATACGGGCGGGACTCCGTGGCCCAGATCACCACCTTCGGCACCATGAAGGCCAAGGCCGTGGTGCGCGACGTGGGCCGCGCCCTGGGCATGAGCTTCGGCGAGACCGACCGCATCGCCAAGCTCATCCCCGAAGACCTCAAGATGACCATCGACAAGGCCCTGACCCTGGAGCCCGAACTCCCGGCCATGGCCGCCCAGGACGCGCGCGTGGCAAGGCTCATCGACGTGTCGCGCCGCCTGGAGGGCATGGCCCGCCACGCCTCCACCCACGCGGCGGGCGTGGTCATCTCCGACAAGCCCATGACCGAGTACGTGCCCCTCTACCAGGGCAAGAACCAGGAAATCGTCACCCAGTGGGACATGAAGCGGGTGGAGAAGGTGGGCCTGGTCAAGTTCGACTTCCTGGGCCTGAAGACCATGACCGTGATCGAGGACGCCCTGGAGATCATCCGCGAGCAGGGCCGAGAGCCGCCCGACCTGGACACCCTGCCCCTCACCGACAAGGCGACCTACGAGCTCTTCTCCCGGGGCGACACCGACGGCATCTTCCAGGTGGAATCCGACGGCATGCGCAAGTACCTGCGGCAGCTCAAGCCCAGCTGCTTCGAGGACATCATCGCCATGCTGGCCCTCTACCGC
Encoded proteins:
- the dnaE gene encoding DNA polymerase III subunit alpha; this translates as MADFVHLHCHTEYSLLDGAIRISDLVKRAQAFGCPAAAITDHGNMHGGLVFYEACKKAGLKPIIGCEVYVAKGERSSRDARSPRDAGYHLILLAQNDVGFRNLLKLSSEGYLSGFHYKPRVDKALLAAHSEGLIALSACLKGEIHQKLLKEGMDEGRKTLAEYRALFPDRLYLEIQANDLAEQAQLNALVTELAHEEGLPLVATNDCHYLEAGDADAHDVLLCIQTQSQVDDVKRMRFTTRELYYRSPEEMAAAFPGQSQALANSCEIASRCNLELDLKTYHFPVYEVAPGRSLDDEMAAMAREGLTKRLEAMSLEPGQEKRYWDRLEYELGVITKMGFPGYFLIVQDFINWAKSQGIPVGPGRGSAAGSLVAYALRITNLDPLPYDLLFERFLNIERISMPDIDVDFCERRRTEVIRYVSEKYGRDSVAQITTFGTMKAKAVVRDVGRALGMSFGETDRIAKLIPEDLKMTIDKALTLEPELPAMAAQDARVARLIDVSRRLEGMARHASTHAAGVVISDKPMTEYVPLYQGKNQEIVTQWDMKRVEKVGLVKFDFLGLKTMTVIEDALEIIREQGREPPDLDTLPLTDKATYELFSRGDTDGIFQVESDGMRKYLRQLKPSCFEDIIAMLALYRPGPLGSGMVQEFIDRKHGLVEVSYPHQDLEPVLKPTYGVIVYQEQVMQIAQVLSGYSLGEGDLLRRAMGKKNADEMAAQRARFLKGTAEKGIPDAQAGEIFDLMEKFAEYGFNKSHSAAYALISYHTAYLKAHHAVAFMAALITSDIDNQDKVLKYISDCADQGIEVLPPDVNASMRHFSVKDGNIVYGLAGIKNVGAEAINEIVREREENGPYESMLDLASRVNLRKVTKRVLEFLIKAGAMDSFGAPRAALAAGLDKVAAQGQKRAEDRNSGQFSLMSLAPAPKTKSTGLGLNCEEAQVPEWDHEELMAKEKEALGFYLTSHPLKAYDRDLRRMGLKTLTDCRGYMPESEVKVAAIVTTTKEHITKKGDRMAFCGLEDIAGDGEAIFFPEAYAKCRELLAQDVPLLLTAKIGKDKDQDEQAPGQGKVKLIVQEARALAEAVAAGDEPVEVRVDAKTCPTLAGLKEIFHKYPGPAKVRLRLVFDDMECLAGLADELSIGPCPGFWQEIDGCLAPALKATA